tgttatgcggtttgaccgataaagatcttcgtagaatatgtaggagccaatatgagaatctaggttccgctattggttattgaccggagatgtgtctcggtcatgtctacatagttctcgaacccgtagggtccgcacgcttaacgttcgatgacgatttgtattatgagttatgtgatttgttgtactgaagtttgttcggagtcccggatgagatcacggacatgacgaggagtcttgaaatggtcgagaggtaaagattcatatattggaaggttgcatttggacatcggaatggtttcgagtgattcgggcatttttcgggagtaccgggaggttaccggaaccccccgggagaagttatgggccttatgggccataagagggaagcacaccagcccacaaggggctggtgcgccccccccccccttgggcaggaggccgattaggactaggagaagggggccgcccccccccctttccttctccttctcccttcccccttttcctactccgtgtgggaggtggaatcctactaggactagggagtcctagtaggactccacaccttGTGGCACCCCCTAGGGCCGactgcctctccctctccctcctttatatacagaggcagggggcaccccaaagacacacaagttgatcttttatccgtgtgcggtgcccccctccacagaaacacacctcggtcatatcgtcgtggtgcttaggcgaagccctgcgccggtaacttcatcatcaccgtcaccatgccgtcttgctgacgaaactctccctcggcctcaactggatcaagagttcgagggacgtcaccgagctgaacgtgtgcagatcgcggaggtgccgtgcgttcggtacttggatcggttggatcacgaagacgttcgactacatcaaccgcgttactaaacgattccgctttcggtctacgagggtacgtggacgcactctccccgctcattgttatgcttctcctagatagatcttgcgcgatcgtaggaattttttttgaaatactacgttccccaacataggTGACTAACAATTTTTAACTTGTTTTTTTTTGGCTTACAACAAAAACATAGGTTGTCTAGATTTGCAACTAGATGGACAACATGTATGCAAAGCTCAACACGGTAACAACAAGCTAGAATATAAGAACAACAATATAGGCTTGCACAAAGTAAGTGAAGGAAGAATAAATTGCAAGTGGAGACGAGGTTGTTCCCGAAGTTCCCTCCTTTTTGGAAGGTACGTCTCCATTAGAggggtgtggaggcacaatgcacCCCAAGCACCAAGATGGATCACCCCATTCTCCTcgcgccctcgcacaatgcaaggtGCCATGAATCCGCTAACGTTACCCTTGAAGGTGGCAACCGAAACCTTCACAAACAAGGTTGAGGCAATGTCCACAACTCAACTGGATGCTCCCAACACCACCACGCAGCTTCATCACAATGGAATGTGACTCCGAGGTGACCTCTTTCTTCTAGGGTGCCCAAACACCctagagtaacaagatccacaagagAAAGTATGAAGGGATCAAACTTCCTTTAGTCGAAGTGTAGATCTAGATCTCCTCCCTCAGTCCCTAGCATATCAACAAGTTTTGTTGGCTATAGAAGAAGATTGGGAAAGATAGAGCTTAGGTCAACaatggaggagagagggaggcagAAGAACGGGCAAGATAGAACCTCTCCCTTGTATAGTCCCACCAAATCCAACCGTTGTGTGCAGAAAAAGCACTCAGTGGTACTACCGCTGTCCCTAGAAAACCACACGAATGTCAGGGCGGTAGTACAGCTCCAGAGAGCGATACTACCACGGTTTTCTTCAAGGCAGCCTCGCAGCACCTGAGCGGTAAAACCGCTGTGGTGTATAGTACTAGCTAAAATAGCATAGCCGGAACTACCAGAGCACTGCCGCCCAAGTACCTCAACAAACCCGAAGGAACACCCCTccccagccccccccccccggcagtAGTTTGTCCGGCACTTGGGGCGGTAGTGCCATTTTGATAAGCAAGCAGTAATACCGCTCCAGTGAGTGGTACTACCGTCTTGGTGGTGCTATTCAGAGTACTACCCCCCAGGGGGAGGGGTACTACTGCCCAGCACAACGGTACTACCGGGTGCATAGTTTTAGCACTTGGTAGAATTTGGTTCTCTCCTCAAAAGTTGTTGGGAAGGCTATGTGGGGGCAATGTGAGTTCGTGTACGTGATTTGATTCCACCCATAACTTTCaatgcggaccccctcttaatagtatggaTTTCCTACGACCAAAGAAATAAAAGTTTTGGAAACACCGTCTTCAATGTTTTCTTCCAGAGGGGGACCTAACCGTCTTGTGCCATTTTGAATATGCACATGTAGCTCGATCACACAGTTAGTTTGCAAAATACGTCGTCGGCAACACCAAAACGCTTAGGGAGGAAAATGCCCTTTCAACTGCGCAGGGGCGAGATTTGTCGTAGTGCTCACGTGCTGTGAAGGTGGTAGGCCAGAGGGGTTGGGCGGGTGAGGCCGCCGGCGAAAGTCGTACTCCGGCTACGGGCGGAGTCGTCGATGGCGGCGCCTTTCCTTGTTGCAGGCATCGATGTGTAGTTCTACCCTTCCTCTCCAAATATGCCACAGGGAAAACCCTAGAACCGGTCTTCCGGATCAGACGATGAGGACTCTTTTGGCTTTGCTTGGTGTCGTGTTTCCTCCTGGGACATTGTCTTGGAGTTGGATTAGACTCATGGCTGGTGGAGGTGGTCGGCAACGGGTGACATCTCCGTGAGAGCCGTGAGAGCACTAGAAGCACCCTCCAAATGCATGGTGAGTTAGGCGAAATTATGTTAGCCAACCTTGTGGTGCTTCAAGCATCATATGTTTGCTCTATCAGACATAGTGTTCCTCTTTGTCGTTGAGATTCACATATATGCTTGTGGCAGTTAGAATTGATAGTATGGTTTTCAGTGTGCACTCGGGTAGCGGCGAAGGTGCTCGAGTGGCCGGCCGGGTGTTTTGTGGAGTGCTGCTTTCTGGTGTATTGTTGTATTGTGGTGTTTTAGACCTAGTCCAGCTAGGCGTTGTTTAGGTTTTTGCATGGTTTTTCTTGATTATCCGAGCATCCTTTTTACAGCTTTTTAGTCAACATTCAGGAAAAAAAAAATCACCACTGCTATTGTGAGGGTTTCTACATAACTATAATGTTTGGGGCTTGGTTTTACGTGGACAAAACAAAATTGGATCCAATTTGTACTTCACACATTCTTATGCCTTTCTTTGTAGAGTGTACACCCGCATTAATAATGGAAGAAGTTTGATCATGAAGTGCGTATCTGTTTTGCTATTGTGAAGGACCGACGGAATGTGTGTGGATCCGCGACCTGTAGGGCGCACTCGGCCCTGCCGCCCTGGTCCAGTACATCTTCCTCTGACGCCAACTGCATGACGAGGCTGATTCGTTTGCTATCAATATTTGgcattgccaatatttggcaagccAACATTTGGCAAAATCAAAAGTTGTCAATATTTGACAACCTTTTATGAGATTGACAACAAAAATTGATATGCAACCAATCACTAGCCAATTAGGCTCGACATCTCCCCCTCTCGCTCATGCATGATCGCATCTCCTGGCGAAGGACGACATCTGGCGTGTACTCCGCCAAATCGTGCTATCTAGGCCCTTCTCATGTTCGACCATCGAGCCATCCCGAAAGTTGACTTGGAAATATTGGGCACTACTTCAAGTCAAAATCTTCTTATGGTTAGCATACCAGGGCCGTTGATGGACTCTCGATCGACTGGCTCGGCGTGGCCTAGCTCACGCCCCGCTCTGCTTGCTTTGTGACCGGGGGCCCGGGATGATGCAACAGTTTTCTCGTCGGCTGCTCTTTTTTCTCATCAGTTATGGCATGAACTACTACCTTCCTGTCGTGCCATGACCAGCCTTCTAGGCCCGGGATGCGAGTCCCGTGACTGTTCTCCATGTCCGTCTGAAATGCACAAACTGCTCTTCGACAAGGCCTGGCCACCGTCATCTTCTTAACTACGAGAATTGGAAAACACCGCAATGAATATGTGTCAATGGAGATAGGCCATCCATCTTGCTACTCACAAACAACATCAAAGAAGACACTCGAGCATGGGCTCACGATGGAGCCAAGGGGCTAGGCATTCTCATCAATGCAACTTAGGATTAGTTTGACGAGGCCACACATCCCCTTCTTTGTGTTCTTGCTTTTCTCATTCACGTCAACTTCCGCGTTCATGTTTGTGAGAATCCGCATGAAACcgctactactccctccgtcccatgaTATACCCATGATATATGAGCGTTTTTTACATTGGACTAGTGTAAAAAATGctttatattatgggacgaaaGGAGTATCTTTTTTCTCCTATCAATGAAATGATACGTAAGACTTCTACGTATTCGCGAAAAAAATATACTTCGGTAGCACCGAATGACGTGGTGCCTAGTCGGAGCGTTCCAAGTAAATAAGAAAACATATTGCCATTGATGTGGCTGAAGAATATGCATCTTTCAGATGCATCCATGCTGTCACTGTTTCACTGGATGAGCTTTGAGCTCTTTACGTGGGTTGTAGGCATGCACTTTGTCTTGCGCACCTAACAGTGGATTTTCTTTCTCCTTTTCCTCTATTTTTTCTCTTTGGTAGGGGGGGAAGATAGCACCGAACTCGGTGACTGTGGCGTATGGGATCTGGACATCTGGTGTTGCTTCATGTTTTAGTAGGGATACTATTTTATGTTCCCAAATCTTCCAAAGCTCTTATGCAAGTGAAATAATACTAGAACACAGGAGGAATTGATAGGTTAACAAAATGCGGGATGGGAAGGGAGCAGCGAGATCGGCATcaaaggaaggaaggaaggagcaTAGACAATTATGAAgcagaaagaggaaggaaagaatCAGGAATAAAGCAAGGCCTGAACCATACAAGCAAGCAAAGGCCTGGCTACCACGTTAAGGGCAAGTGACTTTTGATAGGCTCATGATGATGTCCATCATTATTGAGATGATTTGTCCCGATCTTCCGGTGCTATTTTACAGACTAGTACGATCTACTAGTGCTGATCTGTGGATCTATCTGTCGTTTATTACTGAACCATTCATCTGCTACTGTTATCTACTCCCTCACTTAGgccacatctagatgtgctttagcaaaactgatAATATAAAAGCGTTCTACTTTTTTTCGGAATTATCTAACACATTTTGTGCAATCAGTCCAGTAAGgatggagaagaaaaaaaagagctCATCATTATTTGAAATTCCAAAACGGTTTGAACGGCAGCGCTTTCAAACAGGATCACCCTTTGACCTGCACACATCAGATAGACTGATGGACAGAGCAGACTGCAGAGCAGGCCACCGTCAAAGTGGAAGCCGGTCAATGCTGCATGTGTGTGGTCCGAAACCAAAACCAAAAGCGCACAGTGCGGAGGAACCAAACTCTGTGATCGGATCAGAGACCCAGCCAGTTCAAGCTGGTACACGCCAGGCGCACATGGCAGCTTGCCCCGGGAAGAAGCCAGGGACCAGAGTCACATGACCATGCCCATGCCCATGCCCAGACCCAGACCCTCTACCGTTTTTTCCAGCAGTTGCAGTGGGATCTACTCCACTCCACTCAACAAGGCAATTAATCGGCAGCCACTTTTTAAGCTTCCTTCCTCCCCCCATCTTTTTATAACTGCTAGAGCTAGAGCTTAGAGCTTATTAGAGACCCCAGCCCCTTCCCTGTCTCTTCTCGGCTTCTCCTCCAGAGTCTTGGCCTCCTTGCTTGGTGCTGGTGCCGGAGAGCAAGATGGCGAGGGGGTCTCAGCCATCTGCATCGCTCCTGCTCTTCTCTCTGGGGCTTGTGCTCCTCTGCTTCACCTCAGGTGAGCCCTCTGCCTCCTCCGATTAGGCGATCTCTCTAGCACAGCTACACTGTTTGACTGTCTGTTCAGCACGGTGTGGGGTTGCTCTCCTGTAGAAAGAAAGGGAAACTGTGCCCACTCGTTCCACccttttttcttcagtttttgtTCCTTTCTGAAACTCCGGATCGCTCTTTCTGCCGCATTTTTCACCATGTTTTGGTCATTTGGTCCCAAATGTGGTCCATGTTATGATTAGTGGAATGCGGTACATAGTACTCCTTAATCATCTCGTCTAATTCAGAGGAGAGGGCGGAACCCAGTTACTATCTGCTGTTGTTTCTTGCCaagatctactccctccgtttcaaaatagatgacccaactttgtactatagttagtataaagttaagtcatctattttggaacggagggagtaccagcgTGTTCTTGATTTAGATACGCGCTTGTTCCAAAAGAATCATCAGTTGAACTTGATCCGAAGCAACTCACAAAACTTTTCAAAGAAACTGACATTTCTCTGTTTTTGATTGCGCAGGAAGCACCGTCAGGCTGGCCGAGGCACAGGTACCATAAAATCGCCCCCCTCTTCCTTCTGTAATCGTCATAGCAATGCATGTGTATGTGCTGATCCAACTAACTTGGGTGGTGGCAACTTGCAGAAAACGTGGTGCATGGCGAAGCCGTCGTCGGACGAGAAGGTCCTGCAGGCGAACATCAACTACGCGTGCTCCAACGTGAGCTGCGCCGTGATCCAGCCGGGCGGGCCGTGCTACAACCCCAACAACCTGCTGTCGCACACCTCCGTCGCCATGAACCTCTACTACGCCGCCAACGGCCGACACTCCTGGAACTGCTACTTCGCCGACTCGGGCATCGTCGTCAAGTCCGACCCCAGTGAGTAGCCAGCCACTGGCCTACCCACCTGCAGAGATCTCGGCCATTATTCTTTGCAACTCTGACAGACAGCGGTCGTTTTGCAGGTTACGGCTCGTGCACCTACTACTGATCTTCCTCGCCGAGGTCGGGCGATGCAGATGGGTCGCAGTAGGTTCTTCTTGTGTTTAATTGGTCGCGCGAGGAGCTGCATGTTGTTGTGAGCTAACTAACTGCTCCGGCATGATGATTAATTGGTTGAGGTGAAGAGTGTGCGTTGGTGTGGGTTAACTGCTAGTGTCTGTTTTTTGAGATGTGTCTGTGTTGCCTGTGTCTTGTTTGAGATGTCCATTCACTGATCGATCTCTCTCCGCTGGGGAACTTATTAATCCATGTTTGTCctgttatttatttattgtccTATATATGACTGCATGTGTGTCCTGCTCCAGTTGTGGGGAAAAGTAAGATTTTAATTTCAGTTACCTACAGAGGCCAGACCAGagcatttcttttcttttcttttgcggGGAACTGTGTGCAGCCTGAGTATAAACGTCGTGCTCGTGTATTCGTATGGCGGGGAAGGGTTTAAAAGTGAACAAGTACCATTGCGTTTTTCTGTTCCACTTCCATCGGATGTGAATACTGTAAAAGGAAACAAAACGAAAAGGTTAACTTGAACGCACTCCACCGCC
The Aegilops tauschii subsp. strangulata cultivar AL8/78 chromosome 3, Aet v6.0, whole genome shotgun sequence genome window above contains:
- the LOC109782317 gene encoding major pollen allergen Ole e 10, producing the protein MARGSQPSASLLLFSLGLVLLCFTSGSTVRLAEAQKTWCMAKPSSDEKVLQANINYACSNVSCAVIQPGGPCYNPNNLLSHTSVAMNLYYAANGRHSWNCYFADSGIVVKSDPSYGSCTYY